A section of the Deltaproteobacteria bacterium genome encodes:
- a CDS encoding S8 family serine peptidase — translation MGLKLRQSRRNPRRTRGLLLWIGLVFSIAPLGFNCHSPTDQSAAVFSQRADDEDQTVRAMASFANSVEADGAPVGDQKIRLTSEIVVSSQKASAMGLSGKLSSPDDSIIPKGTQLMALYDNECRGKKDAPVRFEAVDMTPAEDLSLAKLESEANQDPCLLRIDENQVRQFIAPISDTGADSFTKAAQEAEENVSSLATVNDAQVADARHITHSKALISWDWFYSDAAITIANLPTDVIVAVVDTGVLHTHPDLIDNRFQNAGGNNGFDFVNNDDNPTDDNGHGTHVAGIVGARANNAIGVTGVMGTRVKIMGVKVLDAAGSGAPANIVNGIRYAADQGAHVLNLSLGGQFTSTALRDAVAYAVSRGTVVVIAAGNSNALMDAGTNFFAPSGYAKDIPGSIAVGSVDAVSGARSGFSNFGPTYVWIGAPGSNGILSTYTGNTYTALQGTSMASPVVAGAAALLVAAHRARGIAYAPSDILNLLTDSARPVTALNTAFRGGATLDLERAAKLFFSRHVIAGNGATEAF, via the coding sequence ATGGGTCTTAAACTGAGACAATCTCGGCGCAATCCGCGCCGGACACGTGGACTTCTTCTTTGGATTGGCCTCGTGTTTTCAATCGCGCCTCTCGGATTCAATTGCCACTCTCCTACAGATCAATCAGCGGCAGTTTTCAGCCAACGCGCTGACGACGAAGATCAAACAGTTCGTGCAATGGCTTCTTTTGCCAACTCTGTTGAAGCTGATGGCGCACCCGTTGGCGACCAAAAAATTCGTCTGACATCGGAAATAGTTGTCAGTTCACAAAAGGCGTCGGCCATGGGCCTAAGCGGAAAACTTAGTTCGCCGGACGATTCGATCATTCCGAAAGGCACACAGCTGATGGCTCTCTACGACAACGAGTGTCGCGGAAAAAAGGACGCGCCAGTTCGCTTCGAGGCCGTCGACATGACCCCGGCAGAAGATCTTTCTTTGGCAAAGCTTGAGAGCGAAGCGAACCAAGATCCTTGCCTACTGCGCATCGACGAAAATCAAGTGCGTCAGTTTATTGCTCCCATCTCGGACACGGGTGCAGATTCGTTTACAAAAGCTGCCCAAGAAGCCGAGGAAAACGTCAGTTCACTCGCGACCGTGAACGATGCCCAAGTAGCGGACGCTCGGCACATCACCCATTCGAAAGCTCTTATATCGTGGGATTGGTTTTATTCAGATGCCGCGATCACGATCGCGAACCTTCCAACAGATGTCATTGTCGCCGTTGTTGATACGGGAGTTTTACACACGCACCCCGATTTAATTGACAACCGCTTCCAAAACGCCGGGGGAAACAACGGTTTCGATTTTGTTAACAACGACGACAATCCTACCGATGACAACGGTCACGGAACTCACGTTGCTGGGATCGTCGGCGCACGCGCCAACAATGCAATCGGTGTAACAGGAGTTATGGGCACGCGTGTGAAAATCATGGGCGTAAAGGTTCTGGATGCAGCGGGTTCTGGTGCGCCGGCGAATATCGTCAATGGGATTCGCTATGCCGCAGATCAAGGAGCCCATGTCTTAAATCTCAGCCTTGGCGGCCAGTTTACTAGCACTGCACTTCGAGATGCAGTTGCGTATGCAGTTTCTCGAGGAACCGTAGTGGTCATCGCCGCTGGAAATAGCAACGCCTTAATGGACGCAGGAACAAACTTCTTCGCACCGTCGGGCTACGCAAAAGATATTCCGGGATCCATCGCGGTCGGTTCCGTCGACGCTGTCTCCGGAGCTCGTTCCGGTTTTTCTAACTTTGGTCCCACCTACGTTTGGATCGGTGCACCTGGCTCTAACGGAATTCTCTCCACTTACACAGGCAACACCTACACCGCTCTTCAGGGCACATCGATGGCGTCACCAGTCGTCGCCGGGGCCGCAGCCCTACTTGTCGCTGCCCATCGAGCGCGCGGAATTGCCTACGCACCGTCGGACATTTTGAATTTGTTGACCGACAGTGCTCGGCCAGTGACTGCACTCAACACGGCCTTCCGAGGCGGTGCAACTCTTGATCTAGAGCGCGCTGCAAAGCTTTTCTTTAGTCGACATGTGATCGCCGGCAACGGCGCAACGGAGGCTTTCTAA
- a CDS encoding TlpA family protein disulfide reductase, with translation MMSNPTQSDPKVSPAEKSLEDRNTGSGENQKATTLFSSILRRKQILIPLAILFVLIASVTWFYSQSNSSLHNASSEPDPMAGDRTPAPDLVLTSTDGEKLSLKDLRDKVVVIGFWASDCTTCLLELPAFEEIRKRYAGDGLEVLAINLDPQNVGSKFTKEVWERGGFKTGSYLDAAREIASAFKIETLPSAVVLDRKGRMAFNSYGANDWLSPETARLIEDLLLEE, from the coding sequence ATGATGTCGAATCCAACTCAATCTGATCCAAAAGTATCTCCAGCTGAAAAGTCACTTGAAGACCGAAATACTGGCAGTGGCGAAAACCAGAAAGCCACTACTTTATTTTCGAGCATCTTGCGCCGAAAGCAAATCCTTATTCCATTGGCGATTCTATTCGTTCTGATTGCTTCCGTAACTTGGTTTTACTCACAATCTAACAGCAGCCTGCACAATGCCTCAAGTGAGCCCGATCCAATGGCAGGTGACCGCACCCCCGCTCCTGATTTAGTTTTGACATCGACGGATGGGGAGAAACTTTCGTTGAAGGATCTTCGCGACAAAGTTGTGGTCATCGGCTTCTGGGCCTCCGATTGTACCACGTGCCTACTCGAGCTGCCAGCATTCGAAGAAATTCGCAAGCGATACGCCGGTGACGGTCTGGAAGTTTTAGCCATCAATCTTGACCCGCAAAATGTTGGATCAAAATTCACGAAAGAGGTCTGGGAGCGCGGAGGTTTTAAAACTGGCTCCTATCTCGATGCAGCAAGGGAGATTGCAAGCGCATTTAAAATTGAAACCCTGCCGAGCGCCGTTGTGCTCGATCGGAAGGGCCGAATGGCATTCAATTCTTACGGCGCCAATGACTGGCTTTCACCAGAAACCGCAAGACTTATCGAAGATCTTCTGCTTGAGGAGTGA
- a CDS encoding aldehyde dehydrogenase family protein encodes MNNITETISAIHQSLRQHAKVIREFSPSASLRWREEALLKLRKSVQLREQQITVALMADLGKPEFEAFANEYGFVLKELNHTLKEFRGWAQDVSCETPLALWPASSKIVFEPKGAVLIIAPWNYPFQLSIGPLISAIAAGNSVLLKPSEFAPATAQVVAEIVAEVWPKGEVVVVSGDGDFAAQLTDRRWDHVFFTGSTQVGRKVMTACAQHLTPVTLELGGKSPCIFGPFKSNSKNFDVALRRLIWGKFMNAGQTCIAPDYVLVHESNRNRFLDEFPKVIQDFYGSDPLKSASLSKIVSHQHFDRLESLLSDCKILFGGRRERSSKSFGPTLVEADPQVAKIWSEEVFGPILPVLFWKSEQDLDSMIEKNPRPLALYVLGENATQSDRWLRRYSFGGGASGDTLVHVANPLLPFGGVAESGLGSYHGKWGFTTFSHAKSLVIKSYALDFKVRYPPYGDGWKKMKGFLS; translated from the coding sequence ATGAATAACATAACTGAAACCATTTCGGCCATTCATCAAAGCTTGCGGCAACACGCCAAAGTCATTCGCGAATTTTCTCCGTCAGCCTCGCTTCGATGGCGTGAAGAGGCACTTCTAAAATTACGAAAATCAGTTCAGCTTCGCGAGCAGCAAATCACGGTTGCCTTGATGGCGGATCTTGGAAAACCCGAGTTCGAAGCATTTGCGAATGAGTACGGATTTGTTCTGAAGGAATTGAATCATACTTTAAAAGAATTCCGCGGCTGGGCCCAAGATGTTTCATGTGAAACCCCATTAGCACTATGGCCGGCAAGTTCAAAAATTGTTTTCGAGCCAAAGGGCGCGGTACTCATTATCGCTCCGTGGAACTATCCATTTCAATTGAGCATTGGTCCGTTGATCTCCGCCATCGCCGCAGGAAATTCGGTTCTTTTGAAGCCATCTGAGTTTGCACCTGCGACAGCGCAGGTTGTGGCCGAGATCGTCGCCGAAGTCTGGCCGAAAGGAGAAGTGGTCGTTGTTTCCGGTGATGGGGACTTTGCTGCTCAATTGACGGATCGACGCTGGGATCATGTTTTCTTCACTGGCAGCACACAAGTTGGGCGAAAAGTGATGACGGCTTGCGCGCAACATCTGACACCGGTGACATTGGAGCTAGGCGGAAAGAGCCCATGTATCTTCGGCCCGTTCAAATCCAACTCGAAAAATTTTGACGTAGCTTTGCGGCGCCTCATTTGGGGAAAGTTCATGAATGCCGGGCAGACCTGCATTGCTCCGGACTATGTACTTGTTCATGAATCCAATCGGAATCGCTTTCTGGATGAGTTTCCCAAAGTCATTCAGGATTTTTACGGCAGTGACCCCTTAAAATCCGCTTCGCTTTCAAAAATTGTTTCCCACCAACACTTTGACCGTCTCGAGTCGCTTCTTAGCGATTGCAAAATTCTGTTTGGAGGAAGACGAGAGCGTTCATCAAAAAGTTTTGGTCCGACGCTAGTCGAGGCGGACCCACAGGTTGCAAAAATTTGGAGCGAAGAAGTATTCGGTCCGATTCTTCCGGTATTATTTTGGAAAAGCGAACAGGATCTCGATTCTATGATCGAGAAAAATCCGCGACCGCTTGCGCTTTACGTACTTGGTGAAAACGCGACGCAAAGCGATCGCTGGTTAAGAAGGTACTCGTTTGGGGGCGGGGCGTCCGGTGACACACTCGTGCATGTTGCCAATCCGCTTCTTCCGTTTGGCGGTGTAGCGGAAAGTGGTTTAGGTAGTTACCACGGAAAATGGGGTTTCACGACGTTCAGTCATGCGAAGTCATTAGTGATAAAGTCGTATGCGCTTGATTTTAAAGTTCGGTATCCGCCCTATGGAGACGGCTGGAAAAAGATGAAAGGATTTTTGTCTTGA
- the glpK gene encoding glycerol kinase GlpK: protein MAFSKLSSSHPKLQSRGTTRIASTIRAKFKTRYILSIDQGTTGTTVSLMTASGQVVARADQDFRQHFPKPGWVEHRPEEIWKSVTDTIQACLKKARVNGDGIAAIGITNQRETVLLWDRKSGKPVGNAIVWQDRRTTEFCEKLKADGLENQVRSRTGLVIDPYFSATKIKWLLDQHTGLRSRAEKGEIAAGTVDTFLLWKLTGGHSHKTDVSNASRTLLMNLDTCEWDDELLKMFDVPRQVLPSIESSSGLFGTTLGLRVLPDGVPVTGIAGDQQAALFGQACFEVGEAKCTFGTGSFLLINTGTERLASNAGLLTTAAWRLKGETKTTYALEGGAFICGAAVQFLRDQLGFIKEAKEIEKLALQVADTAGVEFVPALTGLGAPYWDPRARGVISGLTRGTTRAHIARATLEAMALQNAEILIAMAKDLSGGAAGAGLRSVRVDGGASANALLMQLQADYLGVDVVRPRVIETTSAGAAFFAGHGAELFEDLKDIQAIWRSDKVFKPKMTASAREERMKSWALAIQRARL from the coding sequence ATGGCTTTCTCAAAACTCTCTAGTTCTCATCCTAAATTACAGTCCCGAGGAACGACACGAATTGCATCGACTATTCGTGCGAAATTTAAGACCCGCTACATTTTGTCTATCGATCAAGGAACTACTGGTACCACGGTAAGTCTGATGACGGCTAGTGGCCAAGTCGTGGCGCGTGCGGATCAAGACTTTCGCCAACATTTTCCCAAGCCCGGATGGGTTGAGCATCGCCCCGAGGAGATTTGGAAGAGCGTAACAGACACGATTCAGGCATGTTTGAAAAAAGCCCGCGTTAACGGTGACGGCATTGCGGCGATCGGCATTACTAATCAGCGCGAAACTGTTTTGTTGTGGGATCGAAAGTCTGGAAAACCGGTTGGCAATGCAATCGTATGGCAAGATCGTCGCACCACAGAGTTCTGTGAAAAGCTCAAAGCAGATGGACTTGAAAATCAGGTTCGAAGTCGAACCGGGCTTGTTATAGATCCCTACTTCTCGGCGACAAAAATCAAATGGCTACTCGACCAGCACACTGGGCTGCGGTCACGGGCCGAAAAAGGTGAAATCGCAGCAGGCACAGTCGATACATTTTTATTGTGGAAGTTGACGGGTGGGCATTCCCATAAAACGGATGTATCCAATGCTTCCAGAACTTTGCTGATGAATTTGGACACCTGCGAATGGGATGATGAGCTTTTAAAAATGTTTGATGTCCCTCGGCAAGTTTTACCGTCGATCGAATCTTCTTCAGGTTTGTTTGGGACAACGCTTGGACTTCGCGTTTTGCCAGACGGAGTTCCAGTCACAGGTATTGCCGGCGATCAACAGGCGGCACTTTTCGGTCAAGCATGCTTTGAGGTTGGTGAAGCGAAGTGCACATTTGGTACGGGTAGCTTTCTATTGATCAACACCGGCACAGAACGATTGGCATCGAACGCCGGTCTGTTAACAACTGCTGCGTGGCGCCTAAAGGGTGAAACCAAGACAACTTATGCACTGGAGGGCGGAGCGTTTATTTGTGGAGCGGCAGTGCAGTTTTTGCGAGATCAACTGGGCTTTATAAAAGAAGCCAAGGAAATCGAAAAACTGGCGCTTCAAGTAGCTGACACGGCTGGTGTTGAATTCGTGCCCGCATTGACTGGGCTAGGCGCGCCTTATTGGGACCCCCGGGCACGAGGTGTCATTTCTGGCCTCACTCGCGGAACGACAAGAGCTCATATCGCTCGTGCAACTTTAGAAGCGATGGCGCTGCAAAACGCTGAAATTCTGATCGCGATGGCAAAGGACCTCTCGGGAGGAGCTGCAGGTGCCGGATTAAGATCCGTGCGGGTGGATGGCGGAGCCAGCGCCAATGCTCTCTTGATGCAACTTCAGGCGGATTACCTCGGGGTCGATGTCGTTCGTCCACGGGTAATCGAAACAACTTCCGCGGGCGCAGCTTTTTTTGCAGGGCATGGCGCAGAGTTGTTCGAAGATCTCAAAGATATTCAGGCGATCTGGAGATCTGATAAGGTTTTTAAACCGAAAATGACTGCTTCTGCGCGCGAGGAGAGAATGAAATCTTGGGCGCTTGCGATTCAACGTGCTCGCTTGTAG
- a CDS encoding acyltransferase family protein produces the protein MKKKRSKITLSSKLDDLKDALKGSVSKKIGRRFEWPDPSEASLKNLAATERLIYRAFPKFVMEIARRYFRLEVEGLENIPRRGAGIIAPNHSGYSGFDALLLAHEIHRGSGRLPRILTHHFWFLTKATAIPAEKVGFIEATTENGLHQLSRNNLVILFPEGEHGNFKPTAKRYHLQEFKRGFIRMALEKQCPIIPVLIIGAEETHINLAQLKLTKFLRGAVLPLPLNIIPLPAKWIIKFLPPIHLPYQPNAQNDRELVREIAEEIRESMQRALSSEVKKRESVF, from the coding sequence ATGAAGAAAAAACGATCGAAAATCACTCTCTCTTCGAAACTTGATGACTTGAAAGACGCTCTAAAGGGCTCTGTGTCGAAAAAAATTGGACGCCGCTTCGAATGGCCTGACCCTTCGGAGGCATCGCTTAAAAACCTTGCAGCGACGGAGCGCCTGATTTACCGCGCATTTCCTAAGTTTGTGATGGAAATTGCGCGGCGCTACTTCCGCCTCGAGGTCGAAGGACTAGAAAACATTCCGCGACGCGGCGCCGGCATTATCGCGCCCAATCATTCTGGCTACTCCGGATTCGATGCTCTTTTGTTAGCCCATGAAATTCATCGTGGCTCCGGAAGGCTGCCAAGAATTCTGACCCATCATTTTTGGTTTCTTACTAAAGCCACAGCGATCCCGGCCGAAAAAGTAGGTTTTATTGAAGCGACCACAGAAAACGGGTTGCACCAGTTAAGTCGCAACAATTTAGTAATTCTTTTTCCCGAGGGTGAGCACGGGAACTTCAAACCCACTGCTAAGCGCTATCATTTACAAGAGTTCAAACGGGGCTTTATTCGAATGGCACTGGAAAAACAGTGTCCTATCATACCGGTACTTATCATCGGCGCCGAAGAGACTCATATTAATTTGGCGCAATTGAAACTGACCAAGTTTCTTCGCGGTGCAGTTTTGCCGCTACCTCTCAACATCATTCCGCTGCCAGCAAAATGGATTATTAAATTTCTCCCTCCGATCCACCTTCCGTACCAGCCAAATGCACAAAACGATCGAGAACTTGTTCGAGAAATCGCGGAGGAAATTCGAGAGTCCATGCAGCGCGCTCTGTCGTCCGAAGTTAAAAAACGCGAATCGGTTTTTTGA
- the radA gene encoding DNA repair protein RadA, with amino-acid sequence MIATGVAKLNAKSKSKSVYVCQSCGAQRAKWEGRCGDCNAWNSLVEERAAPEAPARGLSSQPSERGWKTGSPLSSQATRLSDAAERRSQKPAAENTRATTGFSELDRVLGGGLVRGSFVLVGGDPGIGKSTLLLQMAGGLAKRGAKVLYISGEESVDQTSLRAERLGLLSHDASGSASSEESLADRITIAAESQLETIREMAMSDRPDVLIVDSIQTVYLEDLNSAPGSVTQVRECAASLMNLAKGFGIAVFVVGHVTKEGQIAGPKVLEHMVDTVLSFEGDKTHAFRLLRALKNRFGATHELGVFAMDSGGLVEVTNPSELFLEERGERLIGSAVYGSMEGSRPLLCEVQALTVSTNMAMPRRTAIGLDTNRVHLLAAVLNRHLGLKLSQSDLFINVVGGLRLEEPAADFAVAAALISSETDRELHAKTCFFGEIGLTGETRAVPFAETRWKEAKKLGFERFIMPASNKKQLAAMGREALKGTVFVKDVRELAEAAVGSMNARRPSTVTRSNLEV; translated from the coding sequence ATGATAGCTACGGGTGTGGCAAAGTTAAATGCAAAATCAAAGTCGAAATCAGTCTACGTCTGTCAATCCTGCGGTGCTCAACGCGCCAAGTGGGAAGGTCGCTGCGGCGACTGTAATGCGTGGAATTCTCTCGTCGAGGAGAGAGCAGCCCCTGAGGCTCCAGCTCGAGGACTATCGTCTCAACCTTCTGAACGCGGTTGGAAAACAGGTAGCCCTTTGTCGAGTCAGGCGACCCGCCTTTCGGATGCTGCCGAGCGACGCTCGCAAAAGCCGGCAGCCGAAAATACCCGAGCGACAACGGGTTTTAGTGAACTCGACCGCGTCCTAGGGGGCGGATTAGTTCGAGGTTCCTTCGTTTTAGTCGGCGGTGACCCGGGCATCGGAAAGTCCACTCTCTTATTGCAAATGGCGGGCGGCCTTGCGAAGCGAGGCGCGAAAGTACTTTATATTTCAGGCGAGGAATCTGTCGATCAAACGTCGCTGCGCGCCGAGAGACTGGGACTACTTTCACACGACGCATCGGGAAGTGCTTCGTCAGAAGAATCGTTAGCCGACCGAATAACAATTGCGGCTGAAAGCCAACTGGAAACCATTCGCGAAATGGCAATGAGCGATCGGCCAGATGTACTGATCGTCGATTCGATTCAGACTGTTTATCTGGAAGATTTAAACTCGGCGCCTGGTTCCGTCACCCAGGTGCGTGAGTGCGCCGCCAGTTTAATGAATCTCGCAAAAGGATTTGGAATCGCAGTCTTTGTCGTCGGCCACGTAACAAAGGAAGGTCAAATCGCAGGACCGAAAGTTTTAGAACACATGGTCGACACTGTCTTAAGCTTTGAAGGCGACAAGACTCATGCCTTTCGACTTCTGCGTGCCCTTAAAAACCGCTTCGGAGCTACACACGAGCTCGGTGTTTTCGCGATGGATTCGGGCGGACTTGTCGAAGTAACGAATCCGTCAGAGTTGTTTCTTGAAGAGCGCGGAGAGCGTCTAATCGGTTCCGCCGTTTATGGATCGATGGAAGGAAGTCGTCCGCTGCTTTGTGAGGTTCAAGCCCTCACCGTTTCGACGAATATGGCAATGCCGCGACGAACTGCAATCGGTCTCGATACAAATCGTGTGCACTTATTGGCTGCCGTTTTAAATCGACACCTTGGACTTAAACTTTCGCAAAGTGATCTTTTCATTAATGTGGTCGGTGGGCTGCGACTTGAGGAGCCAGCAGCCGACTTCGCCGTAGCGGCTGCTCTGATTTCTAGCGAAACAGATCGGGAACTTCACGCAAAAACCTGCTTCTTTGGCGAGATTGGATTGACCGGCGAAACGCGCGCCGTTCCGTTTGCCGAGACGCGCTGGAAAGAAGCAAAGAAACTTGGCTTTGAACGATTCATCATGCCAGCCAGCAACAAAAAGCAATTGGCTGCTATGGGGCGGGAAGCTTTGAAGGGCACTGTGTTCGTTAAAGATGTTCGCGAACTCGCGGAAGCGGCCGTCGGTTCTATGAATGCACGACGTCCATCCACTGTGACGCGATCGAATCTAGAGGTTTAG
- the hutI gene encoding imidazolonepropionase gives MTHSYVLFRKISRLHTFAGIAERDGRSVEEKHLSSTSPANGSSAMLVEVSTSSSKIVWLGLDKQWSPKLRKLLLGSRSVTTVSLKNAEVLPAFLECHTHLLYAGDRKAEFENRNRGDSYLKIAEAGGGIQSTVRATKNFSDLELLKQVTLRLKEFARQGAATVEIKTGYAGTVDEELRHLRLLVKLRATALKRADLPRVTVTCLAAHSIPVGETETTWLAKVESEIFPFLKKEAIRLDAFVERGAFSIARTREFLKKGKSIGLDLTIHADQLTRTGATQLGAELGAKSVDHVVEATSDDFQKLGDTDTVAVLLPAADLYTRLPYPKARAMIANGVRVALATDHNPGSSPGLDLALVGVLARTAMQMTLAEVLCAYTYNAAKALGLEKTHGHLSVGAEADFICLRPGATLTDLFYEIGPARSHAAVKSVWRCGKPIYS, from the coding sequence TTGACGCATTCTTACGTTTTGTTCCGCAAAATTTCGCGCCTACACACCTTCGCCGGCATTGCCGAACGCGATGGCCGCAGCGTAGAGGAAAAGCATCTGTCTTCCACGTCACCAGCGAATGGCTCAAGCGCAATGCTCGTGGAAGTTTCCACGAGCTCCAGCAAAATCGTGTGGCTCGGCTTAGATAAGCAATGGAGTCCGAAACTCAGAAAGCTGCTTTTGGGATCGCGATCGGTGACGACAGTTTCATTAAAAAATGCAGAAGTTTTACCTGCGTTTTTGGAATGCCATACTCACTTGCTTTACGCTGGGGACCGAAAGGCCGAGTTTGAGAACCGCAATCGCGGCGACTCGTATTTGAAAATCGCAGAAGCGGGTGGTGGAATTCAATCTACTGTTCGCGCGACGAAAAATTTTTCCGATTTAGAGCTGCTGAAACAAGTCACTTTGCGGCTGAAGGAGTTTGCCCGGCAGGGAGCAGCCACTGTTGAAATAAAAACTGGCTATGCGGGAACGGTTGACGAAGAGCTTCGGCACTTGCGGCTGCTGGTAAAACTTCGCGCTACCGCACTTAAGAGAGCGGATTTACCACGTGTGACAGTCACCTGTTTAGCAGCCCACTCGATCCCCGTCGGTGAAACTGAGACGACTTGGTTGGCAAAAGTCGAATCGGAAATTTTTCCGTTTCTCAAAAAAGAAGCCATTCGGTTGGATGCATTCGTCGAGCGTGGTGCCTTCTCAATTGCGCGAACGCGGGAATTCTTAAAAAAGGGAAAATCGATTGGCCTCGATCTGACGATTCATGCCGACCAGCTGACGCGAACAGGTGCCACGCAGTTGGGGGCAGAACTAGGTGCAAAGTCGGTTGATCACGTCGTCGAAGCAACTTCGGACGATTTTCAAAAGTTAGGCGACACAGACACCGTGGCCGTTCTTTTACCAGCCGCTGATCTCTATACGCGGCTCCCGTATCCAAAGGCGCGAGCAATGATTGCCAATGGAGTACGAGTCGCGCTGGCGACGGACCACAACCCGGGAAGCAGTCCCGGGCTTGATCTTGCCTTGGTCGGGGTTCTCGCGCGTACGGCCATGCAAATGACATTGGCCGAAGTTCTTTGCGCCTACACTTACAATGCCGCTAAGGCGTTGGGTTTGGAAAAGACCCACGGTCATCTGTCGGTCGGCGCAGAAGCAGATTTTATTTGCCTTCGGCCCGGCGCGACTTTGACCGATTTGTTTTATGAAATTGGTCCCGCGCGATCGCATGCTGCCGTGAAGTCCGTTTGGCGCTGCGGTAAGCCTATCTACAGTTGA
- the hutU gene encoding urocanate hydratase, with protein MTTAKGPREVRAPQGTTLHCKGWLQEAAYRMIQNNLDPDVAERPMDLVVYGGIGKAARNWPAFDSILKALTTLENDETLLVQSGKPVGIVKTHEDAPRVLLANSNLVGKWATWDVFHELDKKGLMMYGQMTAGSWIYIGTQGIVQGTYETFAECGRQHFSKSRYYSEETPLRGTSVLTAGLGGMGGAQPLAAVFAGAACLAVEVDKTRIDFRLRTKYVDEVATDLDDAIRRINDYKEKGIAKSVALHGNMAAVIHELAKRGFQPDVLTDQTSAHDPLNGYIPDGFSLEEAAILRNADAKRYQALSIKSMAKHVAGMLAMQAKGAITFDYGNNIRARAVEGGTADAFKIPGFVPEYIRPLFCRGSGPFRFVALSGDPQDIKACDDVLRELFPGKKSLHRWLNMAQERIAFQGLPARICWLEYGERDRAGLAINELVRTGKVKAPIVIGRDHLDCGSVASPNRETEAMKDGSDMIADWPILNALVNTACGATWVSFHHGGGVGMGYSLHAGQVIVADGTLKAAARLKRVLTADPAMGVFRHVDAGYEEAKEIAKQRGVNVPGLTL; from the coding sequence ATGACTACGGCAAAGGGACCGCGCGAAGTTCGCGCACCACAGGGAACAACACTTCATTGCAAAGGTTGGCTGCAAGAAGCTGCTTATCGAATGATTCAAAATAATCTCGATCCAGATGTAGCAGAGCGTCCGATGGATCTCGTCGTATACGGTGGAATCGGTAAAGCCGCTCGAAACTGGCCGGCCTTTGACAGTATATTAAAAGCTCTCACGACCTTAGAAAATGACGAGACGCTTTTAGTTCAAAGCGGAAAGCCAGTAGGCATCGTTAAAACACACGAAGATGCACCGCGCGTGCTTCTGGCAAATTCAAACCTCGTCGGCAAGTGGGCGACGTGGGATGTGTTTCACGAACTCGATAAAAAAGGTCTCATGATGTACGGTCAAATGACTGCTGGGTCATGGATCTACATCGGCACCCAGGGAATAGTGCAGGGTACTTACGAAACATTTGCAGAATGTGGACGTCAGCATTTTTCCAAGTCAAGGTACTATTCGGAGGAGACGCCCCTGCGTGGAACCAGCGTGCTTACTGCGGGTCTTGGCGGGATGGGCGGAGCGCAGCCTTTAGCGGCTGTATTTGCAGGCGCAGCGTGCTTAGCCGTTGAAGTCGACAAAACACGGATCGATTTCCGATTGCGAACGAAATATGTCGACGAAGTTGCAACAGATTTGGACGATGCAATTCGCCGAATCAATGACTACAAAGAAAAAGGAATCGCAAAGTCGGTCGCACTTCATGGCAACATGGCGGCGGTTATTCATGAACTCGCTAAGCGCGGGTTTCAACCTGACGTCCTGACGGATCAAACTAGCGCGCACGATCCACTTAACGGGTATATCCCGGATGGTTTTTCGCTAGAAGAAGCAGCTATTCTTCGCAATGCAGACGCGAAACGCTATCAGGCACTTTCCATCAAGTCGATGGCAAAACATGTTGCCGGGATGCTCGCGATGCAGGCCAAAGGTGCAATCACCTTTGATTACGGAAACAATATTCGCGCACGCGCTGTGGAAGGCGGCACCGCCGATGCATTTAAGATTCCTGGGTTCGTGCCAGAATATATCCGCCCACTATTTTGTCGAGGCTCGGGTCCGTTTCGATTTGTTGCTCTTAGCGGCGACCCGCAAGACATCAAAGCTTGTGACGATGTACTTCGCGAACTGTTTCCTGGCAAAAAATCCCTCCACCGTTGGCTCAATATGGCGCAGGAGCGAATTGCATTTCAGGGTTTGCCGGCACGCATTTGCTGGCTTGAATACGGTGAACGCGACCGCGCAGGGCTAGCCATCAACGAGCTGGTCCGCACCGGAAAAGTAAAAGCACCGATTGTCATAGGTCGCGATCACTTGGATTGTGGCTCGGTGGCTTCACCAAATCGCGAAACCGAAGCGATGAAAGATGGCTCGGACATGATCGCCGATTGGCCGATTTTGAACGCCTTGGTGAACACCGCTTGCGGTGCAACGTGGGTCAGTTTCCATCATGGCGGCGGCGTGGGTATGGGCTACTCCCTTCATGCTGGCCAAGTGATAGTCGCCGACGGAACATTAAAAGCGGCGGCGCGCTTAAAGCGTGTGTTAACTGCAGATCCTGCCATGGGAGTTTTCCGTCATGTCGACGCTGGCTATGAAGAAGCGAAAGAAATCGCGAAACAGCGCGGCGTGAATGTCCCGGGTCTGACGCTTTAA